One Gemmatimonadaceae bacterium genomic region harbors:
- a CDS encoding DUF885 domain-containing protein, with protein sequence MPTLLVSVAAKALHPLALVAATHLAPLAPIALPDSTPPDSTPSARALVRLVADYERRMREEEPLLRVRTGLPLHHLPDVTLAGAERSAAEARELLRSIDLLVPKELSPDEWTTSRMLRWEQVQVVEGARYFWLSFAAITPYASPLSSVPRLLAAQSLATAADRGRYLALVDEVAAMADTIRGGLEARRLKQITLPREELRLVIPFVRGFVHPPPQSPYMASEAQLAALDVAARDGFVLALGARIADRVNPALERLAAYLDGPYRAAARETVGVGNLPGGDAYYRALVRQHTTMDVLPDAVHRIGLAEVARIDSAMALVRGELGFAGTKAEFHARLRQDPRFHAKTPEEFGERLMYHDARIRTRIADYFATLPRAQGDVRRLDPRLEGAMTFGYYQEPTAQDSMGHYFFNGSNLSQRSTLQAAALVYHELIPGHHFQVALQRENATLPAFRRDGGHTAFTEGWGDYASALAGEMGLYSDPYDRYGRLLMDMFISCRLVVDTGMNALGWSRAQAIAFMKENTLESDLQLDTETLRYAVDLPGQALAYKMGAREFLVLREDARKRLGTKFDLRRWHAFILEGGSMPMTVLRQRYEAWVAAGGVLP encoded by the coding sequence ATGCCGACCCTCCTTGTCTCCGTCGCCGCCAAGGCGCTGCACCCGCTCGCCCTTGTTGCCGCGACGCACCTGGCGCCGCTTGCCCCGATAGCGCTGCCCGACTCCACGCCGCCGGACTCGACGCCGAGCGCGCGGGCCCTGGTGCGCCTGGTGGCCGACTACGAGAGGCGCATGCGCGAGGAAGAACCGCTGCTGCGCGTGCGTACCGGCCTCCCGCTGCACCACCTCCCCGACGTGACCCTGGCCGGTGCGGAGCGGAGCGCTGCCGAGGCGCGGGAGCTGCTGCGCTCGATCGACCTCCTGGTTCCCAAGGAGCTGTCGCCTGACGAGTGGACCACGTCGCGCATGCTGCGCTGGGAGCAGGTGCAAGTGGTCGAGGGGGCGCGCTACTTCTGGCTCTCGTTCGCTGCCATCACGCCCTACGCCTCGCCGCTGTCGAGCGTTCCTCGCCTGCTGGCGGCGCAGTCGCTGGCCACGGCCGCCGACCGGGGGCGCTACCTGGCGCTCGTGGACGAGGTGGCGGCGATGGCCGACACGATCCGTGGCGGGCTGGAGGCGCGGCGCCTCAAGCAGATCACGCTCCCGCGCGAGGAGCTGCGACTCGTCATCCCGTTCGTGCGCGGCTTCGTCCACCCGCCGCCGCAGTCGCCGTACATGGCCAGCGAGGCGCAGCTCGCGGCGCTCGACGTGGCGGCGCGAGACGGTTTCGTGCTCGCGTTAGGCGCGCGCATCGCCGACAGGGTCAACCCGGCGCTGGAGCGGCTGGCGGCATACCTGGACGGTCCGTATCGCGCCGCGGCGCGGGAGACGGTCGGCGTGGGGAACCTCCCGGGAGGCGACGCCTACTATCGCGCCCTGGTGCGCCAGCACACGACGATGGACGTTCTCCCCGACGCCGTGCACCGCATCGGGCTCGCGGAGGTGGCGCGCATCGACAGCGCGATGGCGCTGGTGCGCGGGGAACTCGGCTTTGCCGGGACCAAGGCGGAGTTCCACGCCAGGCTGCGGCAGGACCCGCGCTTTCACGCGAAGACGCCGGAGGAGTTCGGCGAGAGGTTGATGTATCACGACGCGCGCATCCGCACGCGCATTGCCGACTACTTCGCCACGCTCCCCAGGGCGCAGGGCGATGTGCGCCGCCTGGACCCGCGCCTCGAGGGGGCGATGACGTTCGGCTACTACCAGGAGCCCACGGCGCAGGACTCCATGGGGCATTACTTCTTCAACGGCTCAAACTTGTCGCAGCGGAGCACGTTGCAGGCGGCGGCGCTCGTCTACCATGAGCTGATTCCGGGGCACCACTTCCAGGTGGCGCTGCAGCGGGAGAACGCGACGCTCCCCGCCTTCCGGCGCGACGGGGGGCACACCGCGTTCACCGAGGGGTGGGGCGACTACGCGTCGGCGCTGGCGGGGGAGATGGGGCTGTACTCCGATCCGTACGACCGCTACGGCCGCCTCCTGATGGACATGTTCATCTCGTGCCGCCTGGTGGTCGACACGGGGATGAATGCGCTGGGCTGGTCGCGCGCACAGGCCATTGCCTTCATGAAGGAGAACACGCTGGAGAGCGACCTGCAGCTCGACACCGAAACGCTGCGCTACGCCGTGGACCTTCCCGGACAGGCACTGGCGTACAAGATGGGGGCGCGCGAGTTCCTGGTGCTGCGCGAGGACGCGCGAAAGCGGCTGGGGACGAAGTTCGACCTCAGGCGGTGGCATGCTTTCATTCTCGAGGGCGGGTCGATGCCGATGACGGTGCTGCG